From a single Saccharomyces kudriavzevii IFO 1802 strain IFO1802 genome assembly, chromosome: 15 genomic region:
- the OPI10 gene encoding Opi10p (similar to Saccharomyces cerevisiae OPI10 (YOL032W); ancestral locus Anc_7.99), which translates to MFAAIASGNPLQLSVEVPNSNGLQHTIVLSRTKPKLYSHITLFILPNVTFPQDYIATVYFKLSPQEEFKLFGYLSSEKPSAIFKVQIPSSKKETGDASDGLGEIDMDVDDGSGAAGTFTDGNGNNGNNISELIIGISIEPREQGMMKLEEWKTSMNAEAQKNNALVLSRPNLGVVRNVTTAGQLAQVYPSLTQELAAKIVQHAYNYLSGFLDAQGNVPIKRFDTWWDKFRNRLANDGTFLDEVTKN; encoded by the coding sequence ATGTTTGCTGCAATTGCTTCAGGAAATCCATTACAACTGTCAGTAGAAGTCCCCAATTCGAATGGCTTACAGCACACAATTGTGCTCTCTCGAACTAAACCCAAGTTATATTCGCATATAACATTGTTTATATTACCTAATGTTACATTTCCGCAGGACTACATAGCGACAGTTTATTTTAAATTAAGTCCTCAAGAAGAATTCAAACTATTTGGATATCTGAGCTCTGAGAAACCTAGTGCAATATTCAAAGTGCAAATACCCAGttccaagaaagaaactgGAGATGCGAGTGATGGGCTGGGAGAGATAGACATGGATGTAGATGACGGCTCCGGAGCTGCTGGCACGTTTACAGACGGAAATGGCAATAATGGTAATAATATATCAGAATTGATCATTGGTATTTCCATCGAACCTCGAGAGCAAGGGATGATGAAACTAGAGGAATGGAAGACCAGTATGAATGCAGAAGCTCAAAAGAACAACGCATTGGTTTTGTCAAGACCTAATTTAGGAGTAGTTAGAAACGTTACCACAGCGGGGCAGTTAGCACAAGTATATCCTTCCTTGACGCAAGAACTGGCCGCTAAAATTGTACAACATGCATATAACTATTTATCCGGTTTCCTAGACGCTCAGGGCAATGTGCCTATCAAGAGGTTCGATACATGGTGGGACAAATTTAGAAATAGACTTGCCAATGACGGGACGTTTTTAGATGAAGTAACCAAGAATTAG
- the SKDI15G1280 gene encoding uncharacterized protein (similar to Saccharomyces cerevisiae YAP5 (YIR018W) and YAP7 (YOL028C); ancestral locus Anc_7.115) codes for MGQRRAVAAVSVKPRCFKLEPRQESTSSTSPPPSSPDVSRNTSEITAIRLSKNWELPQRLKPGRKPKSRRADVLVGKNGSSKIKEALTSNHKGQADCRNKVIKDCPGKSGDEGNASGDENGVDSVEKRRKQNRDAQRAYRERRTTRIQVLEEKVEMLQNLVDDWQKKYKRLESEFSDTKENLHKSLALNNKLQKASPLLVDAQVQQQQQQQLKNRHKSSISIVEMIENFKPMDAVNLKKRKAEETSHVSTIPVNQSLSEIDITNNYQYASNRQFRSRNSSLDGHINSPLSSCSSSNNAYMGNGSKKVRCGGKQETTKAVKCYGVETGITPPLSLGCCSCQKIGSESEELVARCCLDREIDSEDKPITREDGSWVPGSCKQCRSDPHSKSFCQSLSNGRTSSSISSNSALSGDANEQRTDPDYSLVKLPEISSSKNAQTNSTSEIKKYLPISYTYQKIRQHMQKNKNDQEQLSKEDSSSVSMILENVATGLHVHGQKVELQSIKDALHKMDKNVLE; via the coding sequence ATGGGTCAACGAAGAGCCGTAGCAGCAGTCAGTGTAAAGCCCAGATGCTTCAAATTAGAGCCTAGACAGGAATCTACGTCTTCGACGTCTCCACCTCCATCATCGCCAGATGTGAGTAGAAATACCTCGGAAATAACAGCCATTAGGTTATCCAAGAATTGGGAGTTGCCACAACGGCTGAAGCCAGGACGTAAGCCGAAATCCAGACGTGCAGACGTATTAGTCGGCAAGAATGGGTCATCCAAGATAAAAGAGGCCTTAACATCCAATCACAAAGGTCAAGCAGATTGTAGAAACAAAGTTATAAAGGACTGTCCGGGAAAATCTGGTGACGAAGGAAACGCAAGtggtgatgaaaatggTGTCGATAGCGTGGAAAAGCgaagaaagcaaaatagAGATGCTCAGAGAGCTTACAGGGAGCGTagaacaacaagaattcaagttctggaagaaaaggtGGAGATGCTACAAAACTTGGTTGACGATTGGCAAAAGAAGTACAAACGGTTGGAATCTGAATTTTCCgatacaaaagaaaatctgcATAAATCACTAGCACTGAATAATAAATTACAAAAAGCTTCGCCCCTGCTTGTCGATGCTCAAGTccaacagcagcagcaacaacaattaAAAAACCGGCATAAAAGTTCTATTTCGATAGTGGAAATGATAGAAAATTTTAAGCCAATGGACGCtgtcaatttgaaaaaaaggaaagctGAAGAAACATCGCACGTGTCTACAATACCAGTAAATCAGTCTTTGTCTGAGATTGATATAACTAACAATTACCAATATGCAAGCAATAGGCAATTTAGGTCAAGGAATTCATCTCTAGACGGCCATATAAATTCACCTCTATCTTCATgtagcagcagcaacaatgCATATATGGGCAATGGAAGCAAAAAAGTTAGGTGCGGTGGGAAGCAAGAGACCACAAAAGCAGTGAAATGTTATGGTGTTGAAACTGGCATTACGCCGCCCTTGTCCCTCGGGTGCTGTTCATGTCAGAAAATAGGATCTGAGAGTGAGGAACTAGTGGCAAGATGTTGTCTAGACAGGGAAATTGACAGTGAAGATAAACCAATTACCAGAGAGGATGGTTCGTGGGTACCTGGAAGTTGCAAACAATGTAGATCAGACCCCCATAGTAAGAGTTTTTGCCAATCACTTTCCAATGGGCGTACTTCAAGCTCCATCTCTTCCAACAGTGCGCTGTCAGGGGATGCAAACGAACAACGAACTGATCCGGATTACAGCTTAGTCAAATTGCCCGAGATAAGCAGCTCCAAGAATGCGCAGACGAACTCAACTTCggaaataaagaaatatctACCGATCAGTTACACGtatcaaaaaattcgtCAACATATgcaaaagaataaaaatgacCAGGAACAACTCAGTAAAGAAGATTCATCTTCGGTCTCAATGATTTTGGAGAACGTTGCCACGGGATTGCATGTTCATGGACAGAAAGTGGAATTGCAAAGCATTAAGGATGCATTACACAAGATGGATAAAAACGTTTTGGAATGA
- the GAS5 gene encoding 1,3-beta-glucanosyltransferase (similar to Saccharomyces cerevisiae GAS5 (YOL030W); ancestral locus Anc_7.114): MLLRSLTGALALGAGLAQAASSSNSSTPSITIKGNAFFDSDSGERFYIRGVDYQPGGSSNLTDPLADSSICDRDVPVLKDLGINTVRVYTVDNSQDHSHCMKLLQENGIYLILDVNTPTSAISRYDPACSYNADYLQNVFATIDTFADYDNVLGFFAGNEVINSVNTTDTATYVKAVVRDMKKYIKARKYRQIPVGYSAADIVANRQLAAEYFNCGDDADARIDMFGVNDYSWCGESSFVVSGYATKMKLYQDYSVPVFLSEFGCNQVKSSRPFTEIEAIYSTQMSSVFSGGLVYEYSNETNNYGLVEINGDKVTKLTDFDNLKTEYSKVSDPKGDGGYTTSNNYSSCPDYEKGVWEANNTLPAMPSAASAYLKSGAGSPMGTGIATQQSCDSDDDDEDDDETSSSSSSDSSSSSSSSSSSSSSESSSTSKASSSSLTASASETSLVKSAASATSSSQSSSKSKGTAGIISIPMIFRAMADIYNLIL, encoded by the coding sequence ATGCTACTACGTTCTTTGACAGGTGCTCTCGCTTTAGGTGCTGGTTTGGCTCAGGCTGCtagcagcagcaacagctCCACGCCCTCCATTACCATCAAGGGCAATGCCTTTTTTGATTCAGATTCCGGTGAGAGATTCTATATTCGTGGTGTCGACTACCAGCCAGGTGGCTCTTCTAACTTGACCGATCCCTTGGCTGACTCTTCTATCTGTGACAGAGATGTTCCCGTTTTGAAAGATCTAGGGATCAACACTGTCAGAGTTTACACCGTGGATAATTCGCAAGACCATTCTCACTGTATGAAGTTGTTGCAAGAAAACGGTATTTACTTGATTCTGGATGTCAATACTCCCACCAGTGCCATTTCTCGTTATGATCCTGCTTGCTCCTATAACGCAGATTACTTACAAAACGTGTTTGCTACAATTGACACCTTTGCTGATTACGATAATGTTCTAGGGTTCTTTGCCGGTAACGAAGTCATTAATAGCGTTAATACGACAGATACTGCTACTTACGTCAAGGCCGTGGTCAGagatatgaaaaaatacatcaaGGCTAGAAAATATAGACAGATTCCAGTAGGTTATTCTGCTGCTGATATCGTCGCTAACAGGCAATTGGCTGCTGAATATTTCAACTGTGGCGATGATGCCGATGCCAGAATTGATATGTTTGGTGTCAACGATTATTCTTGGTGCGGTGAATCTTCATTTGTCGTATCAGGCTATGCAACCAAGATGAAGCTTTATCAAGATTACTCTGTTCCAGTCTTTTTAAGTGAATTTGGTTGTAATCAAGTCAAGAGCTCCCGTCCATTCACAGAAATTGAAGCTATATACTCCACTCAGATGTCTTCTGTGTTCTCTGGTGGGTTGGTCTACGAATATTCCAATGAAACTAACAATTATGGGTTGGTTGAAATTAATGGTGATAAAGTTACGAAGTTGACGGATTTTGACAACTTGAAAACCGAATACAGTAAAGTTTCTGACCCAAAAGGTGATGGTGGTTACACTACTTCCAACAACTATTCTTCATGTCCCGACTATGAAAAGGGCGTTTGGGAAGCCAACAATACTTTACCCGCCATGCCAAGTGCTGCTTCTGCCTATCTCAAGTCCGGAGCAGGTTCTCCAATGGGGACCGGCATAGCCACACAACAAAGCTGTGATtctgatgacgatgatgaagacgatgacgagacttcttcttcctcttcttctgactcatcatcttcttcttcttcttcttcttcttcttcctcttctgaATCATCGTCCACTTCAAAGgcatcttcctcttcgttGACGGCCTCCGCTAGTGAAACTAGCTTGGTAAAGTCTGCCGCATCTGCTACCTCGTCTAGCCAATCATcctcaaaatcaaaaggcACAGCCGGTATTATCAGCATTCCAATGATTTTCCGCGCAATGGCTGACATTTATAACTTGATTTTATGA
- the MIM1 gene encoding Mim1p (similar to Saccharomyces cerevisiae MIM1 (YOL026C); ancestral locus Anc_7.119), with protein sequence MTEVVSLWESVSDDESQEKGSMELQSTPDSDESSRVQSLVSFVGSCSINLFLPFLNGMMLGFGELFAHELCWRFNWFNHRNKGYKVYPESRKVAAMEEISSPAARGRLATKFL encoded by the coding sequence ATGACGGAGGTTGTAAGCCTGTGGGAAAGCGTATCGGATGACGAGTCGCAGGAAAAAGGCAGCATGGAGTTACAGAGCACACCGGACTCCGACGAGAGCTCACGAGTGCAAAGTCTAGTGTCCTTTGTGGGCTCGTGTTCCATCAACTTATTCTTGCCTTTTCTCAACGGCATGATGCTCGGGTTCGGCGAGTTGTTTGCTCACGAGCTGTGCTGGAGGTTCAACTGGTTCAACCATAGAAACAAAGGATACAAGGTCTACCCTGAATCGCGCAAAGTGGCAGCCATGGAAGAGATTTCAAGCCCTGCCGCTCGTGGAAGACTTGCAACCAAGTTCCTCTGA
- the MDM38 gene encoding ribosome-binding protein MDM38 (similar to Saccharomyces cerevisiae MDM38 (YOL027C); ancestral locus Anc_7.116), with product MLNFASRASCVARRQASLYLIKNQGPRLIASTAPLYQWPLGTQELQPYCPSSLRFYSTEKTKTVAKPATSTSTDAPVKPKETLMVKVKHALKHYANGTKLLGYELKVSTKLLIKFAQGYELSRRERNQLKRTMGDVFRLVPFSAFLIIPFAELFLPVALKLFPNLLPSTYESGKDKQAKRNKLIEIRKKTSEFLHETLEESNLITYNTIENAEKKQKFLNFFRKLYSAKEGKIMSFQHDEISAIAQMFKNDTVLDNLSRPQLAAMSKFMSLRPFGNDNMLRYQIRSKLKDIMNDDKTIDYEGVESLSQEELYQACVSRGMKAYGVSKEDLVDNLKIWLQLRLRQKIPSVLMVLSSTFTFGGLPKENYSKAFSPLAEKKEIKSKYDDLLDLYYDGILQVLSSIPDPVYNVAKLDVSESKSSAAETEAERQAAEKKAKEEAKAKETTIPKEEAASKDATIVATTPAVTPKLVMVNEKTETANAETKPKENEEAAAADSVEATEADKKKTSDDNEFKLNVLKEQEELIKKEEEEAKQRASREHVPDDINLDEEEEAKSVPPIPAGQAAKTSVVKKDQ from the coding sequence ATGTTAAATTTTGCGTCGAGAGCGTCATGCGTTGCAAGACGTCAGGCAAGCTTATACCTTATTAAGAACCAAGGCCCTCGATTGATAGCTTCCACAGCTCCTTTATATCAATGGCCCCTGGGAACGCAGGAACTACAACCGTACTGCCCATCCTCGCTGAGGTTTTACTCCACTGAGAAGACAAAGACTGTTGCCAAGCCCGCAACCTCGACATCCACCGATGCTCCTGTCAAGCCTAAGGAGACACTTATGGTCAAAGTGAAGCATGCCTTGAAACATTACGCTAACGGTACGAAGCTTTTGGGTTACGAGTTGAAAGTCTCTACGAAGCTTTTAATCAAATTTGCCCAAGGGTACGAATTATCCAGAAGAGAAAGGAACCAactgaaaagaacaatGGGTGATGTGTTCAGGCTGGTTCCCTTTTCAGCATTCCTTATCATCCCGTTTGCCGAACTGTTTTTACCCGTTGCTCTGAAACTTTTCCCCAACTTGCTGCCCTCCACTTACGAATCCGGTAAGGATAAGCAGGCTAAGAGAAACAAGTTGATCGAGATCAGAAAGAAGACATCCGAGTTTCTGCACgaaactttggaagaatCCAATCTGATTACTTACAATACCATTGAAAACGCagagaaaaagcaaaagttcttgaactttttcCGAAAACTTTATTCTGCCAAGGAAGGTAAGATTATGAGTTTCCAACACGACGAAATCAGCGCTATTGCGCAAATGTTTAAAAACGACACCGTTCTGGATAACTTGTCAAGACCGCAATTAGCAGCAATGTCGAAATTCATGTCTTTAAGACCATTTGGTAACGATAACATGCTTCGTTATCAAATTCGTTCCAAACTAAAAGATATAATGAACGACGACAAAACTATTGATTACGAAGGCGTTGAAAGCTTATCGCAAGAAGAACTATACCAGGCTTGTGTATCTCGTGGTATGAAGGCGTATGGTGTCTCCAAGGAGGACTTAGTTGATAACCTAAAAATCTGGCTGCAATTGAGGTTGAGACAAAAAATTCCATCTGTCTTGATGGTTCTGAGTTCCACATTCACCTTTGGAGGGCTTCCAAAGGAGAACTATTCGAAGGCCTTTTCGCCCCTAgctgaaaagaaggagaTCAAAAGTAAATACGATGACCTACTGGATTTATACTACGATGGTATATTACAAGTGCTAAGTTCCATTCCAGATCCCGTTTATAACGTGGCCAAATTGGATGTGTCTGAATCTAAATCCTCTGCCGCCGAAACTGAAGCTGAAAGGCAAGCTGCCGAAAAGAAGGCAAAGGAGGAAGCCAAGGCAAAAGAAACCACTATACCGAAGGAAGAGGCTGCATCAAAAGATGCGACCATCGTGGCTACTACTCCAGCAGTCACTCCTAAGCTAGTCATGGTTAACGAAAAGACAGAAACAGCAAACGCAGAGacaaaaccaaaagaaaatgaggaagCGGCAGCTGCCGATTCCGTGGAAGCCACAGAGGcagacaagaagaaaacctCTGACGACAATGAGTTCAAATTGAACGTCTTGAAGGAGCAGGAAGAACTAATCAAgaaggaagaggaggaagcCAAGCAAAGAGCTTCGAGAGAGCACGTCCCTGATGATATCAACCTagatgaggaagaagaagctaaGTCTGTGCCTCCTATCCCGGCCGGTCAAGCTGCAAAGACTTCCGTTGTTAAGAAAGATCAATGA
- the MSE1 gene encoding glutamate--tRNA ligase MSE1 (similar to Saccharomyces cerevisiae MSE1 (YOL033W); ancestral locus Anc_7.100), which produces MILLRIPRRFYCLSLKPTKGVGPSSLNKSLLSRKTKEDIHPSSPVRTRFAPSPTGFLHLGSLRTALYNYLLARNTNGQFLLRLEDTDQKRLIPGAEENIYDVLKWCKINYDETAVKQSERKPIYDKYVKILLSSGMAYRCFCSKERLNELRRSAMELKPPSMASYDRCCSYLGEEEVNSKLSQGMPFTVRFKSPEKYPLFADLLHGEINLQPQVNFNDRRYDDLILVKSDKLPTYHLANVVDDHLMGITHVIRGEEWLPSTPKHIALYNAFGWDCPKFIHIPLLTTVGDKKLSKRKGDMSISSLKKQGVLPEALVNFCALFGWSPPRNLASKKHECFSMKELEKLFNLNWLTKGNAKVDDKKLWFFNKHFLQERISNPVMLKELIDKITPTLESKYNASAISHKKVAKILLNCGSGLTKINDFCEEYYYFFEKPKYDDNDAVTKFLSKNETSDVASLLKMFGQFKEGANAEDVEFMIEAMLREHNFSRKFTYQAIRFALAGCHSGANVAVMIDILGTQESNERLSEGLKFLQ; this is translated from the coding sequence ATGATTCTCCTAAGAATACCGAGGCGTTTTTATTGCTTATCCCTGAAACCAACAAAGGGCGTGGGTCCATCCTCACTGAATAAATCCTTATTGTCGAGGAAAACTAAGGAAGACATCCATCCGTCTTCGCCTGTCAGAACTAGATTCGCACCTTCTCCGACTGGATTTTTACACTTGGGGTCACTGAGAACAGCACTTTACAATTATCTGCTGGCAAGAAATACGAATGGACAGTTTTTACTTCGTTTGGAAGATACAGACCAAAAAAGGTTAATACCTGGTGCAGAGGAGAACATTTACGACGTTTTAAAATGGTGTAAGATAAATTACGATGAAACGGCTGTAAAACAGAGCGAAAGAAAACCAATCTATGATAAGTATGTGAAGATACTATTATCTTCTGGGATGGCATATAGATGTTTTTGTTCGAAAGAACGATTGAACGAATTAAGGCGTTCAGCAATGGAATTGAAACCTCCTTCAATGGCAAGTTACGATCGATGTTGCTCATATCTAGGGGAAGAGGAAGTAAATTCCAAGCTGAGTCAAGGCATGCCTTTCACCGTGAGGTTCAAATCGCCAGAAAAGTATCCACTATTTGCTGATCTTTTACATGGAGAAATCAACCTTCAGCCCCAGGTGAACTTTAACGATAGAAGGTACGATGACCTTATCCTTGTCAAGTCTGATAAATTGCCAACCTATCACCTAGCAAACGTTGTAGACGATCATTTGATGGGAATAACACATGTAATAAGAGGTGAAGAATGGCTGCCTTCCACGCCTAAACATATTGCTTTGTATAATGCATTTGGTTGGGATTGTCCAAAGTTCATCCATATCCCTCTATTGACAACTGTCGGCGATAAGAAATtgagcaaaagaaaaggcgATATGTCTATTTcaagtttgaaaaagcaGGGAGTTTTGCCAGAGGCTTTAGTTAACTTTTGTGCATTGTTTGGTTGGTCTCCCCCGAGAAATTTGGCCTCTAAGAAGCATGAATGCTTTTCAATGAAGGAACTAGAAAAGCTGTTTAATTTAAACTGGTTGACAAAGGGAAATGCCAAAGTTGATGACAAAAAATTGTGGTTTTTCAACAAGCACTTTTTGCAGGAAAGAATTTCTAATCCTGTGATGTTGAAAGAACTTATCGACAAGATCACGCCTACCTTAGAGTCCAAGTATAATGCATCCGCCATAAGCCACAAGAAAGTGGCGAAAATTTTACTGAATTGTGGTAGTGGTCTGACTAAGATTAATGACTTTTGTGAAgagtattattattttttcgaaaaacCCAAGTatgatgacaatgatgCTGTTACAAAATTTCTAAGCAAGAATGAAACCAGCGATGTTGCTAGCCTGTTGAAGATGTTCGGGCAGTTCAAGGAGGGTGCTAATGCCGAAGACGTGGAGTTCATGATCGAAGCAATGCTTCGTGAACAcaatttttccagaaaattCACATACCAGGCAATAAGATTTGCCTTGGCGGGATGCCATTCAGGAGCAAATGTAGCAGTTATGATCGACATTCTGGGCACTCAAGAGAGTAATGAAAGACTATCCGAAGGTTTAAAGTTCTTGCAATGA
- the SIL1 gene encoding Sil1p (similar to Saccharomyces cerevisiae SIL1 (YOL031C); ancestral locus Anc_7.98): protein MVRVLSVILTALSLKLVTSTTSQGIIRSVSSRSESMPADDIKGLTISDNSICGNSRCYPRIFEPEHDWQPILPGQELPGGLDIRINMETGLKEAKLDSEESGSHDIIIYPGNMKPSADDYEFSSDFNDIRSIINSHSTLIPQDITILEDKFDKVMEFAHDYKHGYKIIVHEFSLLANVSLNEALPLTLRELSTRIITSCVRNNPPVVEFINENFPNFKGQIMAALSKLNDSNHKVSNILMKRYLSILNELPATSQDFSIYSTTVLQNIYEQNSNDKQLQIKVLELISKILKADMSENEDTNLALYKRNAENWSSNLQEWASEFQEMVQNKDIDELHTRTFFDTLYNLKKTFKNDIIINKVFLNWLAQQCEARQASLDSGLRERDVEQDSFDKKLIDSRHLIFGNPMAHRIKNFRDEL, encoded by the coding sequence ATGGTCCGAGTTCTCTCCGTAATTTTGACGGCGTTATCTCTGAAATTAGTGACAAGCACGACATCTCAAGGAATTATACGCTCTGTGTCATCTCGAAGTGAAAGCATGCCTGCAGACGATATCAAAGGCCTGACGATTTCAGATAATTCGATATGTGGTAATAGTCGTTGCTATCCGAGGATATTCGAGCCTGAACACGATTGGCAGCCCATACTCCCGGGTCAAGAACTGCCCGGTGGCTTGGATATAAGAATCAACATGGAAACTGGCTTGAAAGAGGCAAAGCTAGATAGTGAAGAAAGTGGCAGCCATGACATAATTATTTACCCAGGGAATATGAAACCATCAGCCGATGACTATGAATTTTCCAGTGATTTTAACGATATCAGGAGCATCATCAACTCACATTCGACCTTAATTCCACAAGATATTACTATTCTGGAGGATAAGTTCGATAAAGTAATGGAATTCGCTCATGATTACAAGCACGGCTACAAGATCATCGTTCATGAATTTTCCCTCTTGGCCAACGTCAGTCTAAACGAAGCTTTACCTTTGACATTGAGAGAACTAAGTACTAGAATCATTACAAGCTGTGTGAGAAATAACCCACCTGTAGTTGAATTCATTAACGAGAATTTTCCAAACTTTAAGGGCCAAATAATGGCCGCTCTGTCAAAATTGAACGATTCCAACCACAAAGTCTCGAATATCTTGATGAAGAGATACTTATCCATTTTAAACGAACTGCCGGCTACTTCCCAGGATTTCTCCATATATTCTACAACAGTCCtgcaaaatatatatgaacAAAACAGCAACGATAAACAGTTGCAAATAAAAGTATTGGAACTGATCAGCAAGATCTTGAAGGCTGACATGAgcgaaaatgaagatacGAATCTAGCACTGTACAAAAGGAACGCAGAAAACTGGTCGTCAAACCTGCAAGAATGGGCAAGCGAGTTTCAAGAGATGGTACAGAACAAAGATATAGATGAACTACATACGAGGACCTTTTTTGACACCTTGTAcaacttgaaaaagacCTTCAAAAACGATATTATCAtcaataaagtttttttgaattggcTAGCGCAACAATGCGAAGCCAGACAAGCCAGCTTGGATAGCGGGTTACGAGAAAGAGACGTTGAACAAGACTCATTTGATAAGAAACTCATCGACAGCAGGCACTTGATTTTTGGCAACCCTATGGCTCacagaatcaaaaatttcagagATGAACTGTGa